In Bacillus toyonensis BCT-7112, a single window of DNA contains:
- a CDS encoding SH3 domain-containing protein, with translation MKQTTKQIITGTFLATATSFISTHAFAESDNLATVNATNLNIREQPTTQGKVIGTVKKGTNVQVLSKEKEWAKISHDGKEGYVTLQFLGFSNGNPNVEQKQQLTINNGQKEEGIVTATRLNVRNSPTLGSSMIGYVQKNEKVTVLGKANGWAKIEYKGKEGYVSLEFLKFGDAIQTPDTSGQKQLQPIIKNGAQEVGTINATSLRVRSAANTSSSVLGNLKNGEKVTVLGKANGWAKISYQGKEGYVSLEFVKIDGNTEEIKKPEQPKTSDATIKNGTQEVGTINATSLRVRSAANTSSSVLGNLKNGEKVTVLGKANGWAKISYQGKEGYVSLEFVKIDGNTEEIKKPEQPKTSDATIKNGTQEVGTINATSLRVRSAANTSSSVLGNLKNGEKVTVLGKANGWAKINYQGKEGYVSLEFVKLEAGKQEEKPAEDITNGTQEVGTINATSLRVRSAANTSSSVLGNLKNGEKVTVLGKVNGWAKINYQGKEGYVSLEFITIGKDSIDPTNPTNPGQVTEERAVVNASLLNVRKGPSTGAAAVGHLKNGETVTIIGKENGWAKIRFNGGEGYVSLQFLKVKQGSSSYEIVTSSQKVQKPNEAEATQIMQNMKEDAYIKSDGKVVNMKQGFVRANGVINIYDITTGKKLTYVKGGADLKFVKAVDDRIHVQIDGMTGYVNINDVTLHPTMTGEKTSYYATKNGKLYHYVYNPENGKHATYQIGNAPKHLKEGERYEAFDKKQIGGQDSYQYFEYMPLRATSTYTGDEIDNFLRKSNAKSPLIGLGKYFVSAAEKYKMNAGYLVSHAILESGWGTSRIAQDKKNLFGFRAVDSDPYNGATGFKTWEEGIDFCAAYIDKHYLNPSGNTYNGGNLGDKAQGMNVMYASDENWGQQIASLMYRIDAMNGSKDLNKYRLGTLTAGSPIFKSMAEGQTGMTSRNIMVAIKKTVNTPQGSYYEIVSDNKEYNSVYVKAGSVNLVNSY, from the coding sequence ATGAAACAAACAACAAAACAAATAATAACAGGTACATTTCTAGCGACAGCAACATCTTTTATTTCGACGCATGCCTTTGCAGAAAGTGATAATTTAGCGACAGTAAATGCAACAAATTTAAATATACGTGAACAACCTACAACTCAAGGGAAAGTTATAGGAACAGTAAAAAAGGGAACAAATGTACAAGTTTTAAGTAAGGAAAAAGAATGGGCTAAAATTTCTCATGATGGAAAAGAGGGGTATGTCACATTACAATTTTTAGGATTTTCGAATGGAAATCCAAACGTTGAACAAAAACAACAATTAACGATTAATAATGGACAAAAAGAAGAGGGAATTGTTACGGCAACTCGTTTGAATGTACGTAATAGTCCAACTCTAGGTAGTTCAATGATTGGCTATGTTCAAAAAAATGAAAAAGTAACGGTATTAGGAAAAGCGAACGGCTGGGCAAAGATTGAATATAAAGGAAAAGAGGGATATGTATCTTTAGAGTTTTTAAAATTTGGAGATGCAATTCAAACACCTGACACTTCTGGCCAAAAGCAACTGCAACCAATAATCAAAAATGGAGCACAAGAAGTAGGAACAATCAATGCAACAAGCTTACGAGTAAGAAGCGCAGCGAATACAAGTAGCTCGGTTTTAGGGAACCTAAAAAATGGTGAAAAAGTAACAGTACTAGGAAAAGCGAATGGTTGGGCAAAAATAAGCTATCAAGGAAAAGAAGGGTATGTATCGTTAGAGTTTGTGAAAATTGATGGCAACACAGAAGAGATAAAAAAGCCGGAACAACCGAAAACATCAGATGCAACGATTAAAAATGGAACGCAAGAAGTAGGAACGATCAATGCGACAAGTCTCCGAGTAAGAAGCGCAGCGAATACAAGTAGCTCGGTTTTAGGGAACCTAAAAAATGGTGAAAAAGTAACAGTACTAGGAAAAGCGAATGGTTGGGCAAAAATAAGCTATCAAGGAAAAGAAGGGTATGTATCGTTAGAGTTTGTGAAAATTGATGGCAACACAGAAGAGATAAAAAAGCCGGAACAACCGAAAACATCAGATGCAACGATTAAAAATGGAACGCAAGAAGTAGGAACGATCAATGCGACAAGTCTCCGAGTAAGAAGCGCGGCGAATACAAGTAGCTCGGTTCTAGGAAACTTAAAAAATGGTGAAAAAGTAACAGTACTAGGAAAAGCAAACGGCTGGGCGAAAATCAATTACCAAGGAAAAGAAGGGTATGTGTCGTTAGAGTTTGTGAAGTTAGAAGCAGGAAAACAAGAAGAAAAGCCAGCGGAAGACATTACGAATGGAACGCAAGAAGTAGGAACGATCAATGCGACAAGTCTCCGAGTAAGAAGTGCGGCGAATACAAGTAGCTCGGTTCTAGGAAACTTAAAAAATGGTGAAAAAGTAACAGTACTAGGAAAAGTAAATGGCTGGGCGAAAATCAATTACCAAGGAAAAGAAGGTTATGTGTCGTTAGAGTTTATAACGATTGGTAAAGATTCCATAGATCCAACAAACCCAACAAACCCTGGACAGGTAACAGAAGAACGAGCAGTTGTAAATGCGTCTTTATTAAATGTACGTAAAGGTCCATCAACAGGTGCGGCAGCTGTCGGTCATTTGAAAAATGGAGAGACTGTTACGATCATAGGAAAAGAAAATGGCTGGGCAAAAATCCGTTTTAATGGCGGAGAGGGGTATGTTTCGTTACAGTTCTTAAAAGTTAAACAAGGTTCGTCTTCTTATGAAATTGTTACCTCATCACAAAAGGTTCAAAAACCAAATGAAGCGGAAGCAACACAAATTATGCAGAATATGAAAGAAGATGCTTACATTAAAAGTGACGGTAAAGTTGTAAATATGAAGCAAGGTTTCGTTCGTGCAAATGGTGTTATTAATATTTATGATATTACGACGGGTAAAAAGCTCACATATGTAAAGGGTGGAGCTGACCTGAAATTTGTAAAAGCTGTTGATGATCGTATTCATGTCCAAATTGATGGTATGACAGGTTATGTGAATATAAATGATGTTACATTACATCCGACAATGACTGGTGAGAAAACGTCGTATTATGCAACTAAAAATGGCAAGTTATATCATTATGTATACAATCCGGAAAATGGTAAACATGCAACGTATCAAATTGGTAATGCTCCGAAACATTTAAAAGAAGGAGAGCGTTACGAGGCTTTTGATAAGAAGCAAATTGGAGGACAAGATAGTTATCAATACTTTGAGTATATGCCACTTCGTGCAACATCTACTTATACAGGAGATGAAATTGATAATTTCTTACGTAAATCGAATGCAAAGAGTCCACTTATTGGATTAGGAAAATATTTTGTAAGTGCAGCAGAGAAATATAAGATGAATGCCGGTTACTTAGTGTCACATGCAATTTTAGAATCAGGATGGGGAACAAGTCGTATCGCGCAAGATAAGAAAAATTTATTTGGCTTTAGAGCGGTAGATTCAGATCCATATAATGGTGCAACTGGATTCAAAACATGGGAAGAAGGTATTGATTTTTGTGCGGCATATATAGATAAGCATTACTTAAATCCAAGTGGAAATACATATAATGGTGGAAACTTAGGAGATAAGGCACAAGGAATGAACGTCATGTATGCAAGTGATGAAAATTGGGGACAGCAAATTGCCTCGCTTATGTATAGAATTGATGCAATGAATGGAAGTAAAGATTTAAATAAATATCGACTTGGAACGTTAACGGCAGGTTCTCCGATATTCAAAAGTATGGCTGAAGGTCAGACTGGAATGACATCTCGCAACATTATGGTAGCCATTAAGAAAACAGTTAATACACCACAAGGATCGTATTATGAAATTGTTTCGGATAATAAAGAATACAACAGTGTCTACGTAAAAGCTGGATCTGTAAATCTTGTGAACTCTTATTAA
- a CDS encoding ROK family protein produces MKKYIAFDIGGTQIKYGIISKSGILLNHETTLTEAHLGGEQIVQKIISLAEQLMNEHVVSGIGISTAGIVDIHRGIITGGVDHIPRYAGIPIIDRLQAVLKVPISIENDVNCALFGEMWQGVGRNENNCIMLTLGTGIGGAIVINKKLYRGHSFSAGEWGNMLIEGKQFEEVASISGLISLVRKYKGSGNWNGEKIFELYDQKDKEVIHAVQIFFKHLAIGISNLAYIFNPKVIIIGGGITNRGNRFLEEVKEEVRKYLNPEIYSNCEIKIAQNRNHAGVIGSIYHFLHQYK; encoded by the coding sequence GTGAAAAAATATATCGCATTTGATATTGGTGGTACACAGATTAAATATGGGATTATTTCAAAATCTGGGATATTACTAAATCACGAAACTACATTAACAGAGGCCCATTTAGGTGGGGAACAAATCGTTCAAAAGATTATTAGCTTGGCGGAGCAATTAATGAATGAACATGTTGTTTCTGGAATCGGTATTAGTACAGCCGGAATTGTAGATATTCATAGAGGAATCATAACTGGCGGCGTGGATCATATTCCACGCTATGCTGGTATTCCTATTATTGATAGATTACAAGCTGTATTAAAAGTTCCTATATCCATTGAAAATGATGTCAATTGTGCTTTGTTTGGAGAGATGTGGCAAGGTGTTGGAAGAAATGAAAATAATTGCATTATGCTTACCCTTGGAACGGGAATAGGGGGAGCTATTGTTATTAATAAAAAACTGTACAGAGGTCATTCATTTAGTGCTGGTGAATGGGGCAATATGTTGATCGAAGGGAAACAATTTGAAGAGGTTGCCTCGATTTCAGGGTTAATTTCTCTTGTGCGGAAGTATAAAGGTAGCGGGAATTGGAACGGTGAAAAAATTTTTGAATTATATGATCAGAAGGATAAAGAAGTTATACATGCCGTTCAAATATTCTTTAAACATTTAGCCATTGGAATTAGTAATCTTGCTTATATCTTCAATCCAAAAGTAATTATTATTGGTGGAGGGATTACTAATAGAGGTAATCGATTTTTAGAAGAAGTAAAGGAAGAGGTACGAAAATATTTAAATCCTGAGATTTATAGTAATTGCGAGATTAAAATCGCACAAAATCGTAATCACGCAGGAGTGATTGGTTCGATTTACCACTTCTTACATCAATATAAATAA
- a CDS encoding TerD family protein — protein sequence MPIILEKGQKIDLTKGQPRVAKLQVGLGWDPIGQSGGFLSSLFGSKPNVDCDASVVMLEGERFLNKNDLVYFGNKLSTCGSIIHSGDNLTGEGAGDDETIFVELHKVPSRINRLVFVVNIYDCVNRRQDFGMIRNAYIRIQNPQTGEELARYNLSDNYAGKTTLIAGEMYRHGSEWKFSAVGEGTQDKNLSEIVSRYQ from the coding sequence ATGCCTATTATTTTAGAAAAAGGACAAAAGATCGATTTAACGAAAGGACAACCGAGAGTAGCAAAACTACAGGTTGGCTTAGGCTGGGATCCAATTGGGCAATCAGGTGGGTTTCTGTCTTCATTATTTGGAAGTAAACCAAATGTAGATTGTGATGCATCAGTTGTTATGTTAGAAGGAGAGCGTTTTTTAAATAAAAATGATTTAGTTTACTTTGGAAACAAACTTTCTACTTGTGGTAGTATTATTCATTCAGGAGATAATTTAACAGGTGAAGGCGCTGGTGACGACGAAACAATTTTCGTAGAATTACATAAAGTTCCGAGCCGTATTAATCGTTTAGTATTCGTTGTAAATATTTATGACTGTGTAAATCGTCGTCAAGATTTTGGGATGATTCGTAATGCATATATTCGTATTCAAAACCCGCAAACAGGTGAAGAATTAGCACGTTATAACTTGTCAGATAACTATGCTGGCAAAACGACTCTAATTGCAGGAGAAATGTACCGACACGGAAGTGAGTGGAAGTTTTCAGCGGTTGGAGAAGGAACACAAGATAAAAATTTAAGTGAGATTGTATCACGTTATCAATAA
- a CDS encoding TerD family protein — MASISLKKGQKVDLTKTNPGLSKVLVGLGWDTNRYDGQNDFDLDVSIFLVGANGKVSGAEDFVFYNNPKGANGAVEHLGDNRTGEGEGDDESIKVDLKNVPAHIERICFTITIYDGEGRSQNFGQVSNAFVRILDEEKNAELIRYDLGEDFSIETAVVVGELYRHAGEWKFNAIGSGFQGGLGSLCNNFGLDVE, encoded by the coding sequence ATGGCATCAATTTCGTTGAAAAAGGGACAAAAGGTAGATTTAACAAAAACGAATCCAGGTCTTTCAAAAGTTCTTGTAGGACTTGGTTGGGATACGAATCGTTATGACGGACAAAACGATTTCGATTTAGATGTTAGTATTTTCTTAGTAGGTGCGAATGGTAAAGTTTCAGGCGCAGAGGATTTCGTCTTCTACAATAATCCAAAAGGTGCGAATGGTGCTGTAGAGCATTTAGGAGATAACCGCACAGGCGAAGGTGAAGGCGATGACGAATCAATTAAAGTAGATTTGAAAAATGTTCCTGCTCACATCGAACGTATTTGTTTCACAATTACAATTTATGATGGAGAAGGCCGTAGCCAAAACTTTGGACAAGTTTCTAACGCTTTCGTACGTATTCTAGATGAAGAGAAAAATGCAGAATTAATTCGTTACGATTTAGGAGAAGACTTCTCTATTGAAACAGCGGTAGTAGTGGGTGAATTATACCGTCATGCAGGTGAATGGAAGTTCAATGCAATTGGAAGTGGATTCCAAGGTGGATTAGGTTCTCTATGTAATAACTTTGGTTTAGATGTAGAGTAA
- a CDS encoding TerD family protein, translated as MVIQLQKGQKIDLGKTSPGLTKAVIGLGWDIKSYDGGSDFDLDASAFLLDANGKCTKETDFIFYNNLQSPCESVLHTGDNRTGEGEGDDEQLVVDLKKVPADVHKIAITVTIYDGEGRNQNFGQVGNAFVRLANEETNEEVLRFDLGEDFSIETAVVFCELYRHNGQWKFNAVGSGFQGGLGALVRAYGLDA; from the coding sequence ATGGTTATTCAGTTACAAAAAGGACAGAAGATCGATTTAGGTAAGACAAGCCCTGGTTTAACAAAAGCGGTAATTGGTCTTGGGTGGGATATTAAATCTTATGATGGTGGATCTGATTTCGATTTAGATGCATCGGCATTTCTATTAGATGCGAACGGAAAATGTACGAAGGAAACTGATTTTATTTTCTATAACAATTTACAGTCTCCTTGTGAATCTGTTCTGCATACAGGAGATAACCGTACAGGTGAAGGTGAAGGCGATGATGAGCAACTTGTTGTCGATTTGAAGAAAGTTCCAGCAGATGTACATAAAATTGCAATCACAGTTACAATTTATGATGGTGAAGGCCGTAATCAAAACTTTGGACAAGTCGGAAACGCATTCGTTCGTTTAGCGAATGAGGAAACAAACGAAGAAGTTCTTCGTTTTGATTTAGGGGAAGATTTCTCCATTGAAACAGCAGTTGTCTTTTGTGAATTATACCGTCATAATGGACAGTGGAAGTTTAATGCAGTAGGAAGCGGTTTCCAAGGTGGATTAGGTGCGCTTGTAAGAGCGTATGGCTTGGATGCATAA
- a CDS encoding TerC family protein has translation MSILQEIINTYAQFFDLDMWIKVLQDPVSWGLIGTLVVLEGLLSADNALVLAVMVKHLPEEKRKKALFYGLIGAYVFRFIAIGIGMFLIKLWWVKLLGALYLAWLSVKYFIDKRKGASEEEEAHGMNQNSILFRMFGVFWGTVAMVELMDIAFSVDSVLAAFGVSNEVWILLLGGMLGILMMRGIAGVFLKLLERIPELETTAYILILIIAAKMLLSLIDIHISHTLFFIILLVAFGATFIIHYMKNSGQAKEEVAATKNNHK, from the coding sequence ATGAGCATTTTGCAAGAAATCATTAATACGTATGCTCAGTTTTTCGACTTAGATATGTGGATTAAAGTGTTGCAAGATCCAGTATCTTGGGGATTAATTGGTACACTTGTTGTACTTGAAGGGTTACTATCTGCTGATAACGCACTTGTGTTAGCGGTAATGGTAAAACATCTTCCGGAAGAGAAACGTAAAAAAGCATTATTCTACGGACTTATTGGAGCTTATGTGTTCCGCTTTATTGCGATTGGAATTGGAATGTTCTTAATTAAATTATGGTGGGTAAAACTTCTTGGTGCGCTTTACCTTGCTTGGTTATCAGTGAAATACTTTATTGATAAGCGTAAAGGTGCAAGTGAAGAAGAGGAAGCTCATGGTATGAATCAAAATAGTATTCTCTTTAGAATGTTCGGTGTCTTCTGGGGAACGGTTGCGATGGTTGAATTAATGGATATCGCGTTCTCTGTAGATAGCGTACTTGCTGCATTTGGTGTATCAAATGAAGTTTGGATTTTACTATTAGGCGGAATGCTCGGTATTTTAATGATGCGTGGTATTGCTGGCGTATTTTTAAAATTGTTAGAGCGTATTCCAGAATTAGAAACAACAGCGTATATTTTAATTCTAATTATTGCAGCGAAAATGTTATTGTCTCTAATTGATATTCACATTAGTCATACACTGTTCTTTATTATTTTACTTGTAGCATTTGGAGCAACATTTATAATTCACTACATGAAGAATTCTGGACAGGCTAAAGAAGAAGTTGCAGCTACTAAAAATAATCATAAATAA
- a CDS encoding YceG family protein, giving the protein MFSRFTLQPCALKEESDLKQFEALLEKRPQYELTENEMKFSYIATRILGVPNDVDEYFNDLFDYSEAKGIEVLHEQNLNKVIDSEKLRHIQEVFALHQEAPNGLTVNRLVAHLSGKQLLPQVDNPDLQHYIHTTFISVLKLYEKQHNQSLKTEGFRRFLIDMIKLSENYVTKWFSTINYKKQMPRIIWYGDAQESRIYFLYFLIMLGCDVLYYHPEGKDGFENIDEAGRTFVVSHSSRISLEPFPDRRCERVATVAYQASKEIEQVLHHDNSLLYKPWQFRSYTPVARTLKTTYDELFLITKEKSFVRPTFFVENKHIYIPSLFAKISGVSKNDKEYFQRLKAVTSFDNSLLINTFPFTKEQKANFQYHYRDALDRGGKLHPDLIMNSHWWPHKRLPEGLQHGIAEAIIHTCESEMCKPVGKEMKQEVALYVFAQLSQIPPNILEQLEKFDYSQDVPKIVIFNNEKSGELTRSDAVLLLFLNQIGVDVFHFNPTGRNDIEPYIEAGAFDSHWLEEVNFDLEFHGSSAYKNLSQTIKGLFRPFL; this is encoded by the coding sequence GTGTTTTCACGTTTTACACTTCAACCATGTGCATTAAAAGAAGAATCAGATTTAAAACAATTTGAAGCGCTTTTAGAAAAACGCCCACAATATGAACTGACAGAGAATGAAATGAAATTTAGTTATATAGCAACGCGTATTCTTGGTGTTCCTAATGATGTAGATGAATATTTCAATGATTTATTTGATTATAGTGAAGCAAAAGGGATTGAGGTTTTGCATGAACAAAATTTAAATAAGGTGATTGATTCCGAAAAACTGCGTCATATTCAAGAAGTTTTTGCGTTACATCAAGAAGCACCAAATGGACTTACAGTAAATAGGCTTGTAGCCCATTTGTCTGGAAAGCAACTATTACCGCAAGTAGACAATCCTGATTTGCAACATTATATACATACGACGTTTATTTCTGTATTGAAATTGTATGAGAAACAACATAATCAATCTTTAAAGACAGAAGGATTCCGTCGTTTCTTAATCGATATGATTAAGTTAAGTGAGAATTATGTAACGAAGTGGTTTTCTACGATTAATTATAAGAAACAAATGCCGCGTATCATTTGGTATGGTGATGCACAGGAAAGTCGTATATATTTCTTATACTTTCTTATTATGCTCGGCTGTGATGTACTTTATTATCACCCGGAAGGAAAAGATGGCTTTGAGAATATCGATGAAGCGGGAAGAACTTTTGTTGTGTCTCATTCAAGCCGTATTTCTCTTGAACCATTTCCCGATCGTCGTTGCGAACGCGTCGCAACAGTAGCGTACCAAGCTTCAAAGGAAATTGAGCAAGTACTTCACCATGATAATTCACTACTGTATAAGCCGTGGCAATTCCGTTCGTATACACCTGTAGCACGTACATTAAAAACGACATATGATGAACTCTTTTTAATTACGAAAGAAAAGTCGTTTGTACGCCCAACATTCTTTGTTGAAAATAAACACATTTATATCCCTTCTTTATTTGCAAAAATATCAGGCGTTTCAAAGAACGATAAAGAATATTTTCAACGATTAAAGGCAGTTACATCATTCGATAACAGTTTATTAATTAATACATTCCCGTTTACGAAAGAACAAAAAGCGAATTTCCAATATCATTACCGAGATGCATTGGACCGCGGAGGAAAGTTACACCCGGATTTAATTATGAATAGCCATTGGTGGCCGCATAAGCGTTTACCGGAAGGTTTACAGCATGGTATTGCAGAGGCAATCATCCATACGTGTGAAAGTGAAATGTGTAAACCAGTTGGGAAAGAGATGAAACAAGAGGTAGCACTATATGTTTTCGCGCAGCTCTCTCAAATACCACCGAATATTTTAGAACAGCTTGAGAAATTTGATTATTCACAAGATGTACCGAAAATTGTTATATTTAATAATGAGAAGAGTGGAGAATTAACTCGTTCCGATGCTGTTTTACTACTATTTTTAAATCAAATTGGAGTAGATGTATTCCATTTCAATCCAACGGGGAGAAACGATATTGAACCGTATATTGAAGCAGGCGCATTTGATTCACATTGGCTTGAGGAAGTTAATTTTGATCTTGAGTTTCATGGTTCATCAGCCTATAAAAATTTATCACAAACAATAAAAGGACTATTTCGTCCATTTTTATAA